tctacgtgttgtttatgatcttgcatgctttccgttactagtagatgctctggccaagtagatgcttgtaactccaagagggagtacttatgctcgatagtgggttcatgctcgcattgacacagggacgatgtgacagaaagttctaaggttgtgttgtgctgttgccactagggataaaacattgatgctatgtctaaggatgtagttgttgattacattacgcaccatacttaatgcaattgtctgttgctttgcaacttaatactggagggggttcggatgataacctgaaggtggactttttaggcatagatgcagttggatggcggtctatgtactttgtcgtaatgcccaattaaatctcactatactcatcatgatatgtatgtgcatggtcatgctctctttatttgtcaattgcccaactgtaatttgttcacccaacatactgttcgtcttatgggagagatacctctagtgaactgtggaccccggtccaattctctttactgaaatacaatctactgcaatacttgttctactgttttctgcaaacaatcatcttccacacaatacggttaatcctttgttacagcaagccggtgagattgacaacatcactgtttcgttggggcaaagtactttggttgtgttgtgcaggttccacgttggcgccggaatctctggtgttgcgccgcactacatcccgccgccatcaacgttcaacgtgcttcttggctcctcctggttcgataaaccttggtttctttctgagggaaaacttgctgctgtgcgcatcataccttactcttggggttcccaacgaacgtgtgagttacacgccatcagtggcgcaccacaaggcTAGGTGTGCCACTACTATATCTTTTTGAATTTTTTCTGACCAAAAactaaaatttaaaaaatacagtTTTCTTTTCGACTTTGGGGAATCTAAAATATCTCTAAACGGTTGTGCCATTAAAATTGGATATAAATTTTtcgtagatacattttcatataaaaaaCTTTTCATCGGAGCTCGTATGCAACCGGAAACGCCATTTTACCAAAAGATAGCGCCATCTTGCAAAAAAGGTTGAAATTTATGTTTGTTAAATTTTCCTTAAAACTAGATGATATATGGGCATCTCaaaagatttttttaaaaaatttctaTCAATTTATTTTTAAAAACTAAAAAGGTGGTCCGGGATGGGGGTGGGGGTTTGGGAccatatagcagtggcgcaccatgcctTGGTGCGCCAATGGTATCTCACATACCAGTGGCGCGCCATGCCATAGTGCACGATTGCTAAGTGGCCCCATTTTTCAGCCACCTTCCCCGACATACCAATGGCTCACCCTCGACCTAGTGCGCCACTAAAGCATCGCATGTCACCTTAGATTCTGTCTCGACATTGATGGACAACAGTACTTAAGCCACGATCGTGCCCGCATCTTCTCCCCCACTCCCTGCCGCCACCGCGATGTCTCCCACCCGCACGGGTGGCACTTGAACAGGGGGAGGCTCCCTGTTCCGCCTCCTCCGACGGGCCGACACTCTCTAGGCCAGGAGATGCGCCCGCCGCCTTCAGTTGGAGATGCAACAACAAGAGGTGTACCGACGGAAGTTCCTCGCCTGGGAGCGCGAGGCGCGCCGGGATTTCATCGACGTTGCTCCCGACAGTGAAGACGAGGTCTtgtacgacgacgacgaggagtacTGCGAGATGGAGGACGTGACTCCAGCCACCGGCGCTCGTCTCCGAGTGATATGGCGAGGACGTGGCCACGACCGCCGCTTCCGCTGCACGCGCGAACCGAATGGATTGGGCCTCTGCACGCGGTGTCCGGGCCGATTGGACAGCGAGACGCATCGTGTACGTGGGCCTGCCTAGATGGGTAGAAACGGACCATTTGGTTCACCGATTTGTTGGGTAGATATATGCGCTAAATTTTTGATTTGGAGCGAATTGGTGAGGGAGAAGAAAGCGCTTGGTGCGTCCACGGTGGCACGCACGCACACGTGCCGGGCACGCGCGTCCACGTGGTGGTCGCTCGCTCCCCTGCCCGGGGTCGCGTGACCTGGCAAACCGGGAGACCGATGCAGTTCTTCAGACTTGAGAGTTGAGGGAGACCGTGAGAGAATCCGTATATTTAATACAGAATCGAATAACAATAATAAAGATATATACGGATACgagaaataaataaatagatatatAAACAGGAGTAGTATAGTGGATGGGAAGAAGGAAACCAGAAGCAGTATGCGCCCACGGGAAGGGAACTGGTGAGAGAAGGAAAGCAGTTTGGTCTGCCGCTCTCTTCTTCCTTCCCTCGTCCGCCCCCGGTTTTGCCTCTTCCCGGGTTCCCCCGCTCCGTCGCCTTCCTTCCTCTCTTCCGATACATACCTAGTACATGGACGATGCCCAGCCATTTTATACCTGCCCCAGCCCCTCACCCCGACCCTCGTCCACGCCGCCGAGCCGCGCCACCCCGAGATCCCGCCGGTGATCCCGCCTACTCCCGTCGCCCACTATTATGCCGGTGGCGCAGGTCGGAGGGGACCCCAGGGGCAGGGCCACCGCcgacatcaccaccgacgcccggGCCTCGTCCCGcaagccgcgccgccgccacaggaagtccgccgccgccaccgccgcggcaGCCGCCCTCGTCGCCGCCTCCCCGACGCCGAGCCCGCCCCGGACCCCGACCCCGATGCAGCGCCTCTTCGACACCAGCCGGGAGGTCTTCTCCGCCTCCGCCCCCGGCTTCGTGCCGCCGCCCGAAGCCGTCGCGCGCCTCGCCGCCATCCTCAGTACGTACCCCCGCTCTGCCCAGTTACCTCTCATAGCCCGCAAAACTACGCGTGCGCTCTCGGCGGTCGGCCCGCAGCCAGTTCGATAATCCTCTACTCCCAGGTACACCGGCCGTTGAAAAGTCCGATTCGACGGCCGCGTCGATCCGGCAAATTCTATCCAGTCTCTGCCCATCCGTGTCTCCCGTGATTACGAATCTAGGAACCAGCGACAGCGCaatgattgttagggcatggagcTAGCTAGTAGATCGCGGGAATGGGCGCTGCGGCCTGCCCGCCTTCGAGTCCGAGGTGTCCACGTCGCGGTTCCTTTCGCCCGACCCGTGACTCCTTCCTCCGGTACTCCACTTTTGGCATGCCACAAGGTCTCGCCCTCTCGGGGACTTTCCTATGCATGCGCCGGCAAGTCTGCCCCCCGCCCGCCCGTGTGCCATGCCGTTGCAGCACCGCTGCTCTGCGTCCCTAGAAAAACAAAGCAGCAGTGCTCTGCAGGACTGAGAATGCGTCTCCGTATGCAGGAGCATTCTGCTAGACCTCACAGCGTTCACCGTTTCTAAGGCTGTCGGCACTGCTCATTTTTTTCCTGCCGAGTGTTTATTCGTCCAATGAGACTGCGCACGTAGTTTCCTTCAAACATTGCTGCTCCCCGTTGTCCTTTGCTTACACTCCTCCATGCTAGAAATGTTTCAGTAAAAGCCTAATGCACAACTGACACTTGCGTGACGCCAAGTCTACTCAAGTTAGCTGCTCATCTTGGCACTCGGCTGCCTACTGAATTCCAGATTTTTACGTAATTATTTGTCTGTATACTGCTGAACCAAATATGAGCTACTCCATTGCTTATCTGTAGTCTGGTACTACGTGCTAGTGCTATTCGGGTATTTTGCAGTATCTTTTGCCATTCTGAATAAATGCGTGGGCGTTCTATTGTCATTTCTTCTTGAAAGCAATTTCAGAGTCTTGTGGCACGTGCGTTTGTTATTATATATCCGAATGCCGTTCCATGCTTGACCTGACAATCCGTAACTTGGAATGCACTTTGTCTGATCACTActatgcttttggtttcagatgaTTTGAAGCCACGCGATGTCGGCATAGACCCAAGTCTGCCATGTTTCAGGCACACCGAGTCTAAAGGGCCTCCCTCAGTGACGTACCTACATTTCTACGATTGCTCCAAGTTTTCGGTAAGCTACTACCCACCCTCCACATTTTACTGTATAGCTCCATCCAAGAACTTGCTAGCCAATGTGTCTTAGGATGTATTGCTGAAAGATTGTGTGTGATCTCTGCAGTTTGGTATTTTCTGTTTACCCAAGTCGGCTGTCATTCCTCTCCACAACCATCCCGGGATGACCGTGTTCAGCAAGATGCTCTTTGGTTCCATGCACCTCAAGTCATATGACTGGGCTACAAGTAGCCCAGAGAATGATAGTAATACACTCACGACCTCCTCAGATGGTAAGTTTGTAGTTACGATTTCGGTTCCTCTATTTCCGTCTCTTCTATAGTGAAGTTCCCATTTTGGAAAATCAACCTGCCGATCAGACTTCGTTTTCTGATCCATTTCTCGTCGTGACCGCAGGGGCTCGTTTAGCAAAGATAAATACGGATGCTGTTGTTGATGCTTCAGCAGAGACTATAGTTCTCTACCCGGAAAATGGAGGCAATTTGCACTGTTTCACGGCGCTAACCCCTTGTGCAGTGCTTGACGTGATGGGACCCCCCTATAGCAGCGCTGATGGAAGGGATTGTGCATACTACGACGAGTCCGCATACTCAGATACTGGTAAGTTCCTTGTCTAATGCCAATCTGTTATCACTCTTGAATTTGATCTGTGAAGGCAGCACTATGAGACTTAAACTTGACATCAAAAAGCATCTGGATGCACAATGAGATAGGAACTTGAACTGAAAAAACATCTGTATGCTTTACTTCTGCTTGCTAAGGACAATGCCATCATATTTCAGGTGGAGAAATTCGGTACTCCTGGCTCAAAGAGATCCCTAGCACATTCGAGATGAAAGGTGTACAGATGCGACAACGGTTTACCGTCTAGAAATGACTCATGATGTGCGTCGGGTCGTCGTGGGGCCGAAACAACCGATCCCACTGAACCGCTCCCTCTAGCTTTGTAGATACATGTAACTGCAAAGGCAGGCCACACTGGCTCAGGCTAGCAACACTTTCTATACCCTTCTTTCTGCTTATTTTGGTCAGGGCTGAAACAATTTCATGTGACGACGACTCTTCTTCTCTTGCGTGATTTCGA
This Lolium perenne isolate Kyuss_39 chromosome 1, Kyuss_2.0, whole genome shotgun sequence DNA region includes the following protein-coding sequences:
- the LOC127327882 gene encoding plant cysteine oxidase 2-like; its protein translation is MPVAQVGGDPRGRATADITTDARASSRKPRRRHRKSAAATAAAAALVAASPTPSPPRTPTPMQRLFDTSREVFSASAPGFVPPPEAVARLAAILNDLKPRDVGIDPSLPCFRHTESKGPPSVTYLHFYDCSKFSFGIFCLPKSAVIPLHNHPGMTVFSKMLFGSMHLKSYDWATSSPENDSNTLTTSSDGARLAKINTDAVVDASAETIVLYPENGGNLHCFTALTPCAVLDVMGPPYSSADGRDCAYYDESAYSDTGGEIRYSWLKEIPSTFEMKGVQMRQRFTV